From Cygnus atratus isolate AKBS03 ecotype Queensland, Australia chromosome 1, CAtr_DNAZoo_HiC_assembly, whole genome shotgun sequence, the proteins below share one genomic window:
- the PANX2 gene encoding pannexin-2 isoform X1 yields MQHIIDNHPDMATALLAGEKLKELILPGQQDDKAGALAALLLQLKLELPFDRVVTIGTVLIPILLVTLVFTKNFAEEPIYCYTPHNFTRDQALYARGYCWTELKDALPGVDASHWPSLFEHKFLPYALLAFAGIMYIPALGWEFLASTRLTSELNFLLQEIDNCYHRAAEGRAPKIEKQIQSKGPGITEREKREIIENAEKEKSPEQNLFEKYLERRGRSNFLAKLYLARHLFIIFLSIIPITYLSTYYATQKQNEFTCALGEPPDKTSSSKLHIRVNCKLPSVQLQRIIAGVDIVLLCFMNLIILINLIHLFIFRKSNFIFDKLNKVGIKTKKQWQKSQFCDINILAMFCNENRDHIKSLNRLDFITNESDLMYDNVVRQLLAALAQSNHDATPTMRDSGIQTIDPSVDPADIDGNEQLIIKRPRKKMKWIPTTNPLPQPFKEQLAIMKVENHKPEKPKPVRRKTATDSLIAPLLESTAKTSQQSSAHKTESNAIPSTGSEKKHTRHFSLDVHPYILSSKKPKPEIPAIPSMPTSKSQEGGFLNQEENVIVHVTSSLKDAPHPAKEMLYSSETCRTGPAAGAFVTCNHNHIATTAATTTMTLNPVKAEPGPALNCNPTHPLLHINTLYEDHEEEVPNIIDNGIHSPADTGEILSIPTPKQIRLATFDEPMAIVSSVEY; encoded by the exons ATGCAACACATCATCGATAACCACCCCGACATGGCCACCGCGCTGCTGGCGGGCGAGAAGCTGAAGGAGCTCATCCTGCCCGGGCAGCAGGATGACAAGGCGGGCGCGCTGGcggctctgctcctccagctgaaGCTGGAGCTGCCCTTCGACCGCGTGGTCACCATCGGCACCGtcctcatccccatcctccTCGTCACGCTCGTCTTCACCAAGAACTTTGCTG AGGAGCCAATATACTGTTACACACCACACAACTTCACCCGCGATCAAGCCTTGTATGCCAGAGGATATTGTTGGACAGAATTAAAAGATGCCTTGCCAGGAGTTGATGCCAGCCACTGGCCCTCCTTGTTTGAGCATAAGTTCCTGCCTTATGCACTGCTGGCTTTTGCTGGTATAATGTACATtccagctctgggctgggaATTTCTGGCCTCCACCCGACTGACTTCAGAGCTTAATTTTTTGCTCCAGGAGATTGATAATTGCTACCACCGTGCAGCTGAAGGACGGGCACCAAAAATAGAGAAGCAGATCCAGTCCAAAGGCCCAGGGatcacagagagagagaaaagagaaatcattGAGAAcgcagagaaggaaaaaagccccGAACAGAACTTGTTTGAGAAATACCTGGAAAGAAGAGGACGCAGTAACTTCTTAGCTAAGCTTTATCTCGCGAGACATCTGTTCATCATCTTTTTAAGCATTATACCGATTACATACTTATCCACCTACTATGCtacacagaagcaaaatgaatttacaTGTGCGCTAGGAGAGCCTCCAGACAAAACAAGCAGCTCCAAATTGCACATCAGAGTGAACTGTAAGCTGCCATCTGTCCAGCTCCAGCGGATTATTGCGGGTGTAGATATCGTTCTCCTCTGCTTTATGAACTTGATCATCCTTATCAACTTAATTCACCTCTTCATATTTCGTAAGTCCAACTTCATATTTGATAAACTGAACAAAGTTGGAATAAAGACCAAGAAACAGTGGCAGAAGTCCCAGTTTTGTGACATCAATATTTTGGCCatgttttgtaatgaaaatcGGGACCACATAAAATCTTTGAACCGTCTGGATTTTATTACAAATGAAAGTGATCTGATGTATGACAATGTGGTACGCCAGCTGCTTGCGGCCTTGGCCCAGTCTAATCATGACGCCACTCCGACCATGCGTGATTCAGGGATCCAAACGATAGACCCAAGTGTCGACCCAGCGGACATTGATGGTAACGAGCAGCTCATCATTAAGAGACCaaggaagaagatgaaatgGATCCCAACTACCAATCCACTTCCTCAGCCATTCAAGGAACAGTTAGCCATTATGAAGGTTGAAAACCATAAACCTGAAAAGCCTAAGCCTGTGCGGAGAAAAACTGCAACAGATAGCCTTATCGCTCCTTTGCTAGAGTCCACTGCAAAAACCTCACAGCAATCATCAGCTCATAAAACTGAGTCAAATGCCATCCCAAGCACAGGCagtgaaaaaaagcacacacgACACTTTTCCTTGGATGTACATCCATATATACTTAGTAGTAAAAAACCCAAGCCAGAGATTCCAGCCATCCCCTCGATGCCTACATCAAAAAGCCAAGAAGGTGGATTCCTAAACCAGGAAGAGAATGTCATAGTACACGTTACCTCCTCTCTCAAAG ACGCCCCTCATCCTGCAAAAGAGATGCTGTATTCATCAGAGACATGCAGAACTGGGCCCGCTGCTGGGGCTTTTGTCACATGCAACCACAACCACATAGCCACCACTGCTGCGACGACAACAATGACTTTGAACCCAGTCAAAGCAGAACCGGGCCCCGCACTGAACTGCAACCCCACGCACCCACTGCTGCACATCAACACGCTCTATGAAGATCACGAGGAGGAAGTCCCAAACATAATCGACAACGGGATTCACTCACCGGCTGACACGGGGGAAAtcctctccatccccacccccaaGCAGATAAGACTGGCAACGTTTGACGAGCCAATGGCAATCGTGAGCTCGGTGGAGTACTGA
- the PANX2 gene encoding pannexin-2 isoform X2 has product MHSSDFSLCYTEEPIYCYTPHNFTRDQALYARGYCWTELKDALPGVDASHWPSLFEHKFLPYALLAFAGIMYIPALGWEFLASTRLTSELNFLLQEIDNCYHRAAEGRAPKIEKQIQSKGPGITEREKREIIENAEKEKSPEQNLFEKYLERRGRSNFLAKLYLARHLFIIFLSIIPITYLSTYYATQKQNEFTCALGEPPDKTSSSKLHIRVNCKLPSVQLQRIIAGVDIVLLCFMNLIILINLIHLFIFRKSNFIFDKLNKVGIKTKKQWQKSQFCDINILAMFCNENRDHIKSLNRLDFITNESDLMYDNVVRQLLAALAQSNHDATPTMRDSGIQTIDPSVDPADIDGNEQLIIKRPRKKMKWIPTTNPLPQPFKEQLAIMKVENHKPEKPKPVRRKTATDSLIAPLLESTAKTSQQSSAHKTESNAIPSTGSEKKHTRHFSLDVHPYILSSKKPKPEIPAIPSMPTSKSQEGGFLNQEENVIVHVTSSLKDAPHPAKEMLYSSETCRTGPAAGAFVTCNHNHIATTAATTTMTLNPVKAEPGPALNCNPTHPLLHINTLYEDHEEEVPNIIDNGIHSPADTGEILSIPTPKQIRLATFDEPMAIVSSVEY; this is encoded by the exons ATGCACAGCAGTGACTTTTCTCTCTGTTATACAGAGGAGCCAATATACTGTTACACACCACACAACTTCACCCGCGATCAAGCCTTGTATGCCAGAGGATATTGTTGGACAGAATTAAAAGATGCCTTGCCAGGAGTTGATGCCAGCCACTGGCCCTCCTTGTTTGAGCATAAGTTCCTGCCTTATGCACTGCTGGCTTTTGCTGGTATAATGTACATtccagctctgggctgggaATTTCTGGCCTCCACCCGACTGACTTCAGAGCTTAATTTTTTGCTCCAGGAGATTGATAATTGCTACCACCGTGCAGCTGAAGGACGGGCACCAAAAATAGAGAAGCAGATCCAGTCCAAAGGCCCAGGGatcacagagagagagaaaagagaaatcattGAGAAcgcagagaaggaaaaaagccccGAACAGAACTTGTTTGAGAAATACCTGGAAAGAAGAGGACGCAGTAACTTCTTAGCTAAGCTTTATCTCGCGAGACATCTGTTCATCATCTTTTTAAGCATTATACCGATTACATACTTATCCACCTACTATGCtacacagaagcaaaatgaatttacaTGTGCGCTAGGAGAGCCTCCAGACAAAACAAGCAGCTCCAAATTGCACATCAGAGTGAACTGTAAGCTGCCATCTGTCCAGCTCCAGCGGATTATTGCGGGTGTAGATATCGTTCTCCTCTGCTTTATGAACTTGATCATCCTTATCAACTTAATTCACCTCTTCATATTTCGTAAGTCCAACTTCATATTTGATAAACTGAACAAAGTTGGAATAAAGACCAAGAAACAGTGGCAGAAGTCCCAGTTTTGTGACATCAATATTTTGGCCatgttttgtaatgaaaatcGGGACCACATAAAATCTTTGAACCGTCTGGATTTTATTACAAATGAAAGTGATCTGATGTATGACAATGTGGTACGCCAGCTGCTTGCGGCCTTGGCCCAGTCTAATCATGACGCCACTCCGACCATGCGTGATTCAGGGATCCAAACGATAGACCCAAGTGTCGACCCAGCGGACATTGATGGTAACGAGCAGCTCATCATTAAGAGACCaaggaagaagatgaaatgGATCCCAACTACCAATCCACTTCCTCAGCCATTCAAGGAACAGTTAGCCATTATGAAGGTTGAAAACCATAAACCTGAAAAGCCTAAGCCTGTGCGGAGAAAAACTGCAACAGATAGCCTTATCGCTCCTTTGCTAGAGTCCACTGCAAAAACCTCACAGCAATCATCAGCTCATAAAACTGAGTCAAATGCCATCCCAAGCACAGGCagtgaaaaaaagcacacacgACACTTTTCCTTGGATGTACATCCATATATACTTAGTAGTAAAAAACCCAAGCCAGAGATTCCAGCCATCCCCTCGATGCCTACATCAAAAAGCCAAGAAGGTGGATTCCTAAACCAGGAAGAGAATGTCATAGTACACGTTACCTCCTCTCTCAAAG ACGCCCCTCATCCTGCAAAAGAGATGCTGTATTCATCAGAGACATGCAGAACTGGGCCCGCTGCTGGGGCTTTTGTCACATGCAACCACAACCACATAGCCACCACTGCTGCGACGACAACAATGACTTTGAACCCAGTCAAAGCAGAACCGGGCCCCGCACTGAACTGCAACCCCACGCACCCACTGCTGCACATCAACACGCTCTATGAAGATCACGAGGAGGAAGTCCCAAACATAATCGACAACGGGATTCACTCACCGGCTGACACGGGGGAAAtcctctccatccccacccccaaGCAGATAAGACTGGCAACGTTTGACGAGCCAATGGCAATCGTGAGCTCGGTGGAGTACTGA